One window from the genome of Coturnix japonica isolate 7356 linkage group LGE64, Coturnix japonica 2.1, whole genome shotgun sequence encodes:
- the LOC107325896 gene encoding natterin-3-like produces the protein MLINKLCLATALLFLTPNGVNGAPGWPMGRKLLQHPASSRTAFQIAQGKELPSWLSWEPFRVELLPNSVSNWNAYINMTEYVCLPKAWTCSVGSYVPNHGPYCSYSLGGAQKSFEFNLLVNKGKLEALRWVDDSFGDIPENAVESCESFDIYVGRNRYGLGKVSKEHRALFVVVDGEEIWFKWYQVLTVKTGPSNITISSVVYNLSAVMEHSEDVAIRKTEVKNEGCRGMKPDVTLEEAIEVEQDWELDHEIFRNVRGVLKAPMLVFNGKKWDVTNVTNITWVGRASAGEYIEHSHKIKVEMQPRTMCTVVMTGRRLDARIPFSANLTRDFGDGQPHWVEVTGVTRSQQVVDIQVGIESCRPLPASTQC, from the exons ATGCTCATAAACAAG CTCTGCCTCGCCActgccctcctcttcctcacccccaatggggttaatggggctcCTGGGTGGCCAATGGGAAGGAAGCTTCTCCAGCACCCCG cctCAAGCCGGACTGCATTCCAAATAGCACAGGGCAAGGAACTGCCTTCCTGGTTATCCTGGGAGCCTTTTAGAGTTGAATTACTACCCAACAGCGTATCCAATTGGAACGCCTACATCAACATGACGGAATACGTTTGCCTACCAAAGGCCTGGACCTGCAGCGTTGGCTCCTATGTTCCCAACCATGGCCCTTATTGCTCCTATTCACTTGGAGGTGCTCAGAAATCATTCGAATTCAACTTATTGGTCAACAAAGGGAAGTTGGAAGCTCTGCGATGGGTGGATGATTCGTTTGGCGACATACCCGAGAACGCGGTCGAGAGCTGTGAGTCGTTTGATATCTACGTTGGGAGGAACCGATACGGCTTAGGGAAGGTCTCCAAGGAGCACAGGGCTTTGTTTGTGGTGGTGGATGGCGAGGAGATTTGGTTTAAGTGGTACCAAGTCTTGACGGTGAAAACGGGCCCATCCAACATCACCATCTCAAGTGTCGTCTACAACCTGAGCGCGGTTATGGAGCACAGCGAGGACGTCGCCATAAGGAAGACAGAGGTGAAGAACGAAGGCTGCCGAGGGATGAAGCCAGATGTCACCTTGGAAGAAGCCATTGAGGTGGAGCAGGACTGGGAGCTGGACCATGAGATCTTCAGGAACGTCCGTGGGGTGTTGAAAGCCCCCATGTTGGTTTTCAATGGGAAGAAATGGGACGTCACCAACGTCACCAATATCACCTGGGTGGGAAGAGCCAGCGCTGGTGAATACATTGAGCACAGCCATAAGATTAAAGTGGAGATGCAGCCCCGTACGATGTGCACTGTAGTAATGACGGGACGTCGACTGGATGCTCGGATCCCATTCAGTGCGAATCTCACCAGGGATTTTGGTGATGGCCAACCACATTGGGTGGAGGTGACAGGGGTGACCCGCAGCCAACAGGTGGTAGATATCCAGGTTGGCATTGAGAGCTGCAGGCCCCTTCCTGCTTCaacacagtgctga